A part of Paenibacillus sp. sptzw28 genomic DNA contains:
- a CDS encoding CAP domain-containing protein gives MKMQPIRVGIASVLAAGLIVLGGGAAMQKADAASMNTTYATYKVAYHDTMYKIAQRYGISLSKLLAANPSLYNPNIIWPGMTVRVPLQSGTGTAAGGGAGTVTQSNFAAQVVTLVNQERAKAGLSALKSDALLTKVALDKAKDMYNKNYFDHNSPTYGSPFDMMRAYGVQYSYAGENIAKGQRTPQEVMTAWMNSPGHRANILSPNFNKIGVAYYNGEWVQEFTS, from the coding sequence ATGAAGATGCAGCCAATTCGAGTAGGAATCGCTAGTGTACTCGCAGCAGGATTGATCGTACTGGGCGGAGGAGCAGCCATGCAAAAGGCGGATGCAGCCTCCATGAATACCACCTACGCTACTTACAAGGTAGCCTATCACGACACGATGTATAAAATTGCGCAGCGCTACGGCATTAGCCTCAGCAAACTGCTCGCGGCAAATCCTTCCCTATATAATCCGAACATTATCTGGCCCGGCATGACCGTTCGTGTTCCGCTTCAGAGCGGCACCGGAACCGCTGCAGGCGGCGGGGCAGGCACGGTAACTCAAAGCAATTTTGCAGCACAGGTTGTAACGCTTGTTAACCAGGAGCGCGCCAAAGCAGGACTCTCGGCGCTGAAATCCGACGCGCTGCTTACGAAAGTAGCATTGGATAAAGCAAAAGATATGTACAATAAAAATTATTTCGATCATAATTCGCCCACCTACGGCTCGCCATTTGATATGATGCGTGCCTACGGAGTTCAATATTCGTATGCTGGCGAAAACATTGCCAAAGGGCAGCGCACACCGCAAGAAGTTATGACGGCCTGGATGAACAGCCCCGGTCACCGTGCCAACATCCTGAGCCCTAATTTCAATAAAATCGGCGTTGCTTACTACAACGGCGAATGGGTGCAAGAATTTACGTCCTAA
- a CDS encoding peptidoglycan recognition family protein, producing MPIQRKSFDRYTLEQYVELLGTFTGLVNFSQVHVHATWKPTIADYRTATDKERIIQIMWRFHVMEMGWSDIAQHATVDPDGYIWTGRSLLQPPASSTGFNDADNDGVHPFMFEMIGNFDIGGEKLEAPQLDTAARLTRAILDLWNLLPSDIRFHREMQPGKSCPGSTIGKSWFVNLVESKEAIKVKPEDANKIISTWLQPAYAAAKSADERREIHRLANELRKASGQRPT from the coding sequence ATGCCGATTCAGCGCAAGTCGTTTGACAGATATACTCTAGAGCAGTATGTGGAGTTGCTTGGGACATTTACCGGTCTCGTTAACTTCTCCCAGGTTCATGTGCATGCCACATGGAAGCCGACAATTGCCGATTATCGCACGGCTACCGACAAAGAACGCATCATTCAAATCATGTGGCGCTTTCATGTCATGGAAATGGGCTGGAGTGATATCGCACAACATGCGACGGTTGACCCTGACGGATATATCTGGACGGGTCGTTCCTTGCTGCAGCCCCCGGCATCTTCAACCGGCTTCAACGATGCAGATAATGACGGTGTCCATCCTTTCATGTTCGAGATGATCGGCAACTTTGATATCGGCGGAGAAAAGCTTGAGGCGCCTCAGCTTGACACTGCTGCCCGCTTGACTCGGGCGATACTCGATTTATGGAACCTGCTGCCTTCGGACATCCGGTTTCATCGCGAAATGCAGCCCGGTAAATCCTGTCCGGGGAGCACGATCGGGAAGTCCTGGTTTGTCAATCTTGTCGAGTCGAAGGAGGCGATCAAGGTGAAGCCGGAGGATGCGAACAAGATTATTTCGACCTGGCTGCAGCCTGCGTATGCGGCGGCAAAATCAGCGGATGAACGCAGGGAAATTCATCGTCTCGCCAACGAACTGCGCAAAGCGAGCGGACAGCGGCCCACATAG
- the dgoD gene encoding galactonate dehydratase codes for MKIKSMELFKVAPRWLFLKITTDDGLVGWGEPIVEGKADTVMAAVNEMSDYLIGRNAGNIEDLWQVLYRGGFYRGGPILTSAISGIEQALWDIKGKRLGVPVYELLGGPVRDKMRVYAWIGGDKPSEVAASATAQVAAGYTALKMNGTAEFEWIDSALKVEQAVENLARVREAVGYGIGIGIDFHGRVHKAMAKALIKEMEPFKPMFIEEPVLPENNEALREIARITAVPIATGERMYTRWGFKQLLSEGWADIIQPDLSHAGGIWEVRKIAAMAEAYDVAVAPHCPLGPIALAASLQLDFCTPNAFIQEQSLGIHYNVGSDLLDYLTDGTVFHYKDGFVERLSAPGLGIDINEEHVRKLSEAGHRWRNPVWRNNDGSVTEW; via the coding sequence ATGAAAATTAAATCGATGGAGCTGTTTAAAGTGGCGCCACGGTGGCTGTTTCTGAAAATCACGACGGATGACGGGTTGGTTGGCTGGGGAGAACCGATTGTTGAAGGCAAGGCGGACACGGTAATGGCCGCCGTCAACGAGATGAGCGATTATCTGATCGGCAGGAATGCCGGGAATATCGAGGATTTGTGGCAGGTGCTGTACCGGGGAGGCTTTTACCGGGGCGGACCGATTCTGACCAGCGCGATTTCGGGCATCGAGCAAGCATTATGGGACATTAAAGGTAAACGGCTTGGCGTTCCTGTTTATGAGCTGCTTGGCGGACCGGTGCGCGACAAAATGCGAGTCTATGCCTGGATCGGGGGAGACAAGCCCTCGGAGGTTGCGGCTTCCGCGACAGCCCAGGTTGCGGCAGGGTATACGGCGCTCAAGATGAACGGAACGGCGGAGTTCGAATGGATCGACTCAGCGCTCAAGGTGGAGCAAGCCGTGGAAAATCTGGCAAGAGTTCGCGAAGCCGTCGGCTACGGTATCGGAATCGGCATCGATTTTCACGGACGCGTCCACAAAGCGATGGCTAAAGCGCTGATCAAGGAGATGGAACCGTTCAAGCCGATGTTCATCGAAGAGCCGGTACTGCCGGAAAATAACGAGGCGCTCCGCGAAATCGCACGCATAACGGCGGTTCCTATTGCAACTGGCGAGCGGATGTACACGAGGTGGGGCTTCAAGCAGCTGCTGTCAGAAGGCTGGGCCGACATTATTCAGCCGGATCTCAGTCACGCAGGGGGGATATGGGAAGTGCGCAAAATAGCGGCGATGGCCGAAGCCTATGACGTTGCCGTCGCGCCGCACTGTCCGCTGGGGCCAATTGCTCTGGCGGCGTCGCTGCAGTTGGATTTTTGCACGCCGAATGCATTCATACAGGAGCAAAGCCTTGGCATTCATTATAATGTAGGCTCCGATCTGCTCGACTACTTGACGGACGGGACTGTATTTCACTATAAAGACGGCTTCGTCGAGCGGCTGTCCGCTCCGGGGCTTGGGATAGATATTAATGAGGAGCATGTCAGGAAGCTCTCGGAGGCAGGTCATCGCTGGCGGAATCCTGTGTGGCGCAATAACGACGGCTCAGTGACGGAATGGTAA
- a CDS encoding HNH endonuclease, translating to MNVKKCAVCGREKPLSAYTKRSGSTGRRGTCRSCTRKRQREAARGEAVPVAPLSGEEAMQAAKPGSEAKPKRKALLMGVSPVSDAAADANNEASADADAQEAGTMPAMQRLDDGKKPQRKRKRRRRGRSRSVKNRHGDNEANHKEGPAASGRDEQNPVLTTQADTQAGFAATGESRLQTVPETEGHPSAGSQTVSSMDLIRPVHPDNGTDIPRPKRKRKRRRRKQHKDRAKAHTTSVQHPPGEGVRKRPADKRIMPFKGPFTYDASVLNDRGSGMIRLRGRRDTSRRWSTEIPLEMAVRMVNEGAAGIINPGLIHKLYSKSDFRLLVLQRDNYICRYCGRFGDTIDHVMPKSKGGLSSPDNCVCACADCNLKKADSLDFTYDDFL from the coding sequence ATGAATGTGAAAAAATGCGCGGTTTGCGGCAGGGAGAAGCCGCTTTCCGCTTATACCAAACGGTCCGGGAGCACAGGCCGGCGTGGAACGTGCCGATCCTGCACGCGCAAGCGGCAGCGAGAAGCGGCGCGCGGAGAAGCGGTTCCCGTGGCCCCTTTAAGCGGGGAGGAAGCGATGCAGGCCGCCAAGCCGGGAAGTGAAGCCAAACCGAAGCGTAAAGCCTTGCTGATGGGAGTTTCTCCGGTTTCGGACGCTGCCGCTGACGCTAATAATGAAGCTAGTGCGGATGCAGATGCGCAAGAAGCTGGGACGATGCCTGCAATGCAGCGGCTTGATGATGGGAAGAAGCCGCAGAGAAAGCGCAAGAGACGCCGCCGCGGCAGGAGCAGGTCGGTTAAAAACCGGCATGGGGACAACGAGGCGAACCACAAAGAAGGACCGGCCGCGTCGGGCAGGGACGAGCAGAATCCAGTCCTCACCACCCAGGCCGATACTCAAGCCGGGTTCGCGGCTACCGGGGAGTCACGTTTGCAAACGGTGCCGGAGACCGAAGGCCATCCTTCGGCCGGCTCACAAACGGTATCTTCGATGGACTTGATTAGACCGGTGCATCCTGACAATGGAACAGACATTCCAAGGCCCAAGCGTAAGCGCAAACGCCGCCGGCGGAAACAGCATAAAGACAGAGCGAAAGCGCACACAACTTCTGTGCAGCACCCGCCGGGCGAGGGAGTACGGAAACGGCCTGCGGATAAACGGATCATGCCGTTTAAAGGACCGTTCACCTATGATGCCTCTGTCTTGAACGACAGGGGGAGCGGCATGATCAGGCTCCGCGGCCGCAGAGACACAAGCAGACGCTGGTCAACGGAAATTCCGCTGGAAATGGCGGTTCGCATGGTTAATGAAGGAGCCGCGGGCATCATTAATCCCGGTCTTATTCATAAACTTTATTCGAAGAGCGACTTTCGACTGCTTGTTCTTCAACGGGACAACTATATCTGCCGGTATTGCGGTCGTTTTGGGGACACGATCGATCATGTGATGCCCAAATCCAAGGGCGGGTTGTCCTCCCCCGACAACTGCGTGTGCGCATGTGCCGACTGTAATTTGAAGAAAGCCGACAGCCTGGATTTCACTTACGACGATTTTCTGTAG
- a CDS encoding AraC family transcriptional regulator, translating to MEQIVRRKDWVVEDHLRRFMFVLGENDLPLFVESIGFNPLQESVSRRKGYPCFHWLQTLEGEGEFELSGSRFFLPQGNGALLFPGVPHAYAPKGKKWSTLYVTFGGSLAESLLASLGIRHTEWLHWNDDAPITAQLMDMIEQTQHDEDRTGLNASAQLYRFLTMIKIYGQTGGRSSLFQHLEKLDPLLQWLDQIYGDPEIGLTDMAERLGISPRYLNALFRQAFGITAYAYLIRLRIRKAKELMSHSDRRSIKEIAQLSGYRDPSHFISAFGKTEGMTPEQFRKLQGLTT from the coding sequence ATGGAACAGATTGTCCGGCGTAAGGATTGGGTTGTAGAGGATCACCTGCGGCGTTTTATGTTTGTGCTGGGGGAGAACGATTTACCGCTGTTTGTAGAGAGCATCGGCTTTAATCCCCTTCAGGAATCGGTATCGAGACGTAAAGGCTATCCCTGCTTCCATTGGCTCCAGACACTGGAAGGCGAGGGCGAGTTTGAACTCAGCGGAAGCAGATTTTTTCTGCCGCAAGGCAACGGTGCGCTTCTTTTCCCAGGGGTGCCGCACGCCTATGCACCGAAAGGGAAGAAATGGTCCACCCTGTATGTGACCTTCGGAGGCTCGCTTGCCGAATCGCTGCTCGCATCGCTGGGTATCCGGCATACTGAGTGGCTTCACTGGAATGATGATGCGCCGATTACGGCGCAATTGATGGATATGATCGAACAAACGCAGCATGACGAGGACCGCACGGGACTGAATGCATCAGCCCAGCTCTACAGGTTCTTGACGATGATCAAAATATACGGGCAGACGGGAGGCCGGTCTTCGCTATTTCAGCATTTGGAGAAGCTGGACCCGCTTCTGCAGTGGCTCGATCAAATATACGGCGATCCCGAGATCGGCCTTACGGATATGGCTGAGCGGCTTGGCATAAGCCCGCGTTATTTGAATGCGCTTTTTCGCCAAGCCTTCGGCATTACGGCGTATGCCTATTTGATTCGGCTGCGTATACGCAAAGCGAAGGAACTGATGAGCCACAGCGACCGGAGATCGATTAAAGAAATCGCCCAGCTGTCGGGATACCGCGATCCCAGTCACTTTATCTCCGCCTTCGGCAAGACGGAAGGAATGACTCCCGAGCAGTTTCGCAAACTGCAGGGACTTACAACTTAG
- a CDS encoding beta-galactosidase, which produces MNTSKLPKMLYGGDYNPEQWDRSVWPEDMRMLRLAGMDIATVNVFSWAMLQPDETTYNFETLDDIMDMLHKNGIFACLATATGAHPAWMARKYPDVLRTDFDGRKRKFGGRHNSCPNSPNYRNYSTLLASKIAERYKDHPALLLWHVSNEYGGDCYCDNCAAAFRVWLRRKYGTLDKLNEQWNTRFWGHTFYDWEEIVPPNALSEQWTGDRTNFQGISLDYARFNSDGMLDCYKLEYEAIKRHTPDIPVTTNLMGTYKTLDYFKWAKHMDIVSWDNYPAADTPVSYTAMTHDLMRALKGGAPFLLMEQTPSQQNWQAYNSLKRPGVMRLWSYQAVAHGADSIMFFQLRRSVGACEKYHGALIEHVGHEHTRVFRECAELGGELQKLGDKLLGSRLPSKVAIMYDWENRWAIEYSSGPSIALKYVDEIHKYYDALYQLGIQVDIVAFDDDLSPYDIVLAPVMYMVKPGMTERIEAFVKKGGTFLTTFFSGIVNENDIVTLGGYPGELRSLLGIWAEEIDALFPGDSNRIVMKDSLGALKGEFKCSLLCDIIHSEGADVIAEYGDDFYAGSPVVTRNRFGAGEAWYVASSPDAEFLQGLLSALCAERGIQLLPGKQPGVEVTCRVKDGRSYLFVMNHNANAVTVTFGEDYGTDLLTDRAVSGDTQVEGRGVMIVEAS; this is translated from the coding sequence TTGAACACATCAAAACTGCCCAAAATGTTATATGGCGGCGATTATAACCCCGAGCAATGGGACCGCAGCGTGTGGCCTGAGGATATGCGAATGCTTCGTCTGGCAGGCATGGATATCGCCACCGTTAACGTTTTTTCCTGGGCTATGCTTCAGCCGGATGAAACCACCTATAATTTTGAAACGCTTGACGACATCATGGACATGCTTCACAAGAATGGCATTTTCGCATGCCTGGCCACAGCAACAGGGGCTCATCCCGCCTGGATGGCACGCAAATATCCGGACGTGCTGCGCACCGACTTTGACGGCCGAAAACGCAAATTCGGCGGACGCCACAACTCTTGTCCGAACAGTCCGAACTACCGCAATTATTCAACTCTTCTTGCCTCCAAAATCGCCGAGCGTTATAAAGATCATCCTGCACTGCTGCTGTGGCATGTCTCGAACGAATACGGCGGAGATTGCTATTGCGATAACTGCGCGGCCGCTTTCCGCGTTTGGCTTCGACGGAAATACGGTACGCTGGACAAGTTGAACGAGCAGTGGAATACCCGCTTCTGGGGCCATACCTTCTACGATTGGGAGGAAATCGTTCCTCCGAACGCCCTCTCCGAGCAGTGGACCGGCGATCGTACCAATTTCCAGGGAATTTCACTCGATTACGCGAGGTTCAACTCGGACGGCATGCTTGACTGCTACAAGCTCGAGTACGAAGCAATTAAGCGGCATACCCCGGATATTCCGGTTACCACGAATCTGATGGGAACCTACAAGACACTCGATTATTTCAAATGGGCCAAGCATATGGATATCGTGTCCTGGGACAATTATCCGGCAGCCGACACTCCGGTCAGCTACACCGCAATGACCCATGACCTTATGCGCGCACTCAAAGGCGGCGCGCCGTTCCTGCTAATGGAGCAGACGCCAAGCCAGCAGAACTGGCAGGCCTATAATTCGCTGAAGCGTCCCGGCGTTATGCGGCTGTGGAGCTATCAAGCGGTAGCGCACGGCGCGGACAGCATCATGTTCTTCCAGCTTCGCCGTTCAGTCGGCGCTTGCGAGAAATATCACGGCGCGCTCATTGAGCATGTCGGGCACGAGCATACGCGGGTATTCCGCGAATGCGCAGAGCTTGGGGGCGAGCTGCAGAAGCTCGGAGACAAGCTGCTCGGCTCAAGGCTACCAAGCAAGGTGGCCATCATGTACGACTGGGAAAACCGCTGGGCGATCGAATATTCCAGCGGACCAAGCATCGCGCTGAAATATGTGGACGAAATCCATAAGTATTACGATGCGCTCTACCAGCTTGGCATTCAAGTGGACATCGTCGCTTTCGATGACGATTTGAGCCCGTACGATATCGTGCTTGCGCCGGTCATGTATATGGTCAAACCCGGTATGACGGAGAGGATCGAAGCTTTCGTCAAGAAAGGCGGCACATTCCTGACCACCTTCTTCAGCGGCATCGTGAACGAGAACGACATCGTCACGCTGGGCGGTTATCCGGGAGAGCTTCGCAGCCTGCTCGGCATATGGGCCGAGGAGATCGACGCGCTATTCCCCGGTGATTCCAACCGGATCGTCATGAAGGATTCGCTGGGAGCGCTGAAGGGCGAGTTCAAATGCTCGTTGCTCTGCGATATCATACATTCCGAAGGCGCAGACGTAATCGCAGAATACGGCGACGACTTCTATGCGGGATCGCCTGTGGTGACTCGAAACCGCTTCGGCGCCGGCGAGGCATGGTACGTTGCCTCCAGCCCTGATGCGGAGTTTCTGCAGGGCCTCCTGAGCGCTCTCTGCGCCGAGCGCGGCATACAGCTGCTTCCGGGCAAACAGCCGGGCGTGGAAGTAACCTGCCGCGTTAAGGACGGGCGGTCATACTTGTTTGTCATGAATCATAATGCCAATGCGGTAACCGTTACTTTCGGCGAAGACTATGGGACCGACCTTCTCACGGACAGGGCTGTCTCCGGCGATACTCAGGTTGAAGGGCGCGGCGTCATGATTGTAGAAGCTTCCTAA
- a CDS encoding SprT family protein, with amino-acid sequence MQDHILQAWVERVSLHYFQLPFRHKATFNRRLTSTGGRYFTKTHNIEISPHQLENYGVEETEKIIKHELCHYHLHLLKRGYRHRDADFKNLLAKVGGTRFCKSLPGRENRKVEPHRYKLVCRSCGTEYFRKRKVDPRRFACGKCRGNLNIFMLDFKIES; translated from the coding sequence ATGCAGGATCATATACTTCAGGCATGGGTGGAACGGGTCTCGCTTCATTATTTTCAGCTCCCGTTCCGTCATAAAGCGACATTCAACAGGCGCCTCACTTCGACAGGCGGCCGGTATTTCACGAAAACCCACAACATTGAAATCAGCCCCCACCAGCTGGAGAACTACGGCGTGGAGGAGACCGAGAAAATCATAAAGCATGAGCTGTGTCATTATCATTTGCATTTATTGAAGCGGGGATACAGACATCGGGACGCGGATTTCAAAAATCTGCTCGCGAAAGTCGGCGGAACGCGTTTTTGCAAATCGCTGCCGGGACGGGAAAACAGGAAGGTCGAGCCGCACAGGTACAAGCTTGTTTGCCGAAGCTGCGGCACGGAATATTTCCGCAAGAGGAAGGTCGATCCTCGCCGGTTCGCCTGCGGAAAGTGCCGCGGAAACTTGAACATTTTTATGCTTGACTTCAAAATTGAATCATGA